One Pseudonocardia abyssalis DNA segment encodes these proteins:
- a CDS encoding ATP-binding cassette domain-containing protein, giving the protein MTIHVRGLRKSYGEHVVLDGLDLDVARGSVYALLGPNGAGKTTTVQILSTLVAADAGQVLVGGHDLHGDPAAVRGVIGVTGQFSAVDALLTGRENLVLMADLHHLGRAEGRRRADELLERFDLADAGGDSPGTYSGGMRRRLDLAMTLVGDPQVIFLDEPTTGLDPRSRRTMWGIVRDLVAGGVTVLLTTQYLEEADALADRIGVLDGGRLVAEGTAEELKRRIPGGHVRLRFADADALGRAALVVDGARDDDALTLDVPGDGDVRSLRALLDRLDPDAVAGLTVHTPDLDDVFLALTGSNR; this is encoded by the coding sequence ATGACCATCCACGTGCGCGGCCTGCGCAAGTCCTACGGCGAGCACGTCGTGCTCGACGGCCTCGACCTCGACGTCGCCCGCGGCTCCGTCTACGCCCTGCTCGGGCCGAACGGCGCGGGCAAGACGACGACCGTGCAGATCCTGTCGACGCTGGTCGCCGCCGACGCGGGGCAGGTGCTCGTCGGCGGCCACGACCTGCACGGCGACCCGGCCGCGGTGCGCGGGGTGATCGGCGTGACCGGCCAGTTCTCCGCGGTCGACGCCCTGCTCACCGGCCGGGAGAACCTCGTCCTGATGGCCGACCTGCACCACCTCGGGCGCGCCGAGGGGCGGCGGCGGGCCGACGAGCTGCTGGAGCGCTTCGACCTCGCCGACGCCGGGGGCGACTCCCCCGGCACCTACTCCGGCGGCATGCGGCGGCGCCTCGACCTGGCGATGACGCTCGTCGGCGACCCGCAGGTGATCTTCCTCGACGAGCCGACGACCGGGCTCGACCCCCGCAGCCGCCGCACCATGTGGGGCATCGTCCGCGACCTGGTGGCGGGCGGCGTCACCGTCCTGCTCACCACGCAGTACCTGGAGGAGGCCGACGCGCTCGCCGACCGGATCGGCGTCCTCGACGGCGGCCGCCTCGTCGCCGAGGGCACCGCGGAGGAGCTCAAGCGGCGCATCCCGGGCGGGCACGTGCGGCTGCGCTTCGCCGACGCCGACGCACTGGGGCGGGCCGCGCTCGTCGTCGACGGGGCCCGCGACGACGACGCGCTCACCCTCGACGTGCCCGGCGACGGCGACGTCCGCTCGTTGCGCGCCCTGCTCGACCGGCTCGACCCCGACGCCGTGGCCGGCCTGACCGTGCACACCCCCGACCTCGACGACGTCTTCCTCGCCCTCACCGGGAGCAACCGATGA
- a CDS encoding ABC transporter permease, with amino-acid sequence MITDSLTMLRRDVTHSVRNPMITVSSMLVPVFFMLIFVGVFGGALGTAIPGGGSYVDYLAPGILVMAVASGIGSTAVGVSMDMTEGVIDRFRTMAIARSAVLNGTAVGAVLRTVVSVLLTLALAVALGFRPTAGLLGWIGALGLVVLLAVATTWLGVAFGLVAGSPAGANGFAQIGLVLPVLSSAFVPADAVPAAVRWFVRYQPFTPINETLRGLFFGTPDAGTALVAVAWCVGIALAACVWSTRVFRREPGRASGRTAAQIMSS; translated from the coding sequence ATGATCACCGATTCCCTGACCATGCTGCGCCGCGACGTCACGCACTCGGTGCGCAACCCGATGATCACCGTCAGCAGCATGCTGGTGCCGGTCTTCTTCATGCTGATCTTCGTCGGCGTCTTCGGCGGGGCGCTGGGCACCGCGATCCCCGGGGGCGGTTCCTACGTCGACTACCTCGCCCCCGGCATCCTCGTCATGGCGGTCGCGTCCGGCATCGGCAGCACGGCCGTCGGCGTCAGCATGGACATGACCGAGGGCGTGATCGACCGGTTCCGCACGATGGCGATCGCACGGTCCGCCGTGCTCAACGGCACCGCCGTGGGCGCCGTGCTGCGCACCGTCGTCAGCGTGCTGCTGACGCTCGCGCTCGCCGTCGCACTGGGCTTCCGGCCGACCGCCGGCCTGCTGGGGTGGATCGGCGCGCTGGGCCTCGTGGTCCTGCTCGCCGTGGCGACGACCTGGCTCGGTGTGGCGTTCGGGCTCGTCGCGGGCAGCCCGGCGGGGGCCAACGGCTTCGCGCAGATCGGGCTCGTCCTCCCGGTCCTGTCGAGTGCGTTCGTGCCGGCCGACGCCGTACCCGCCGCCGTGCGGTGGTTCGTGCGGTACCAGCCGTTCACGCCGATCAACGAGACGCTGCGCGGGCTGTTCTTCGGCACACCCGACGCCGGCACCGCCCTCGTCGCCGTGGCGTGGTGCGTCGGGATCGCGCTCGCCGCCTGCGTCTGGTCGACGCGGGTGTTCCGACGGGAGCCGGGCCGGGCGAGCGGGCGCACCGCCGCGCAGATCATGAGCAGCTGA
- a CDS encoding VOC family protein produces MPTTTPCLWFDVGVAEQAAEFYVSVFPNSAVGAVTRHPDGGVLTVEFTLDGQPYVGLNGGDQFRFTEAVSLQIRCTGQEEVDHYWDALSDGGEEGPCGWLKDRFGLSWQVTPVELLALIADPDPARAARVLQAMYTMRRLDVAELLRAADAAPA; encoded by the coding sequence GTGCCCACCACCACCCCCTGCCTGTGGTTCGACGTCGGCGTCGCCGAGCAGGCCGCCGAGTTCTACGTCTCGGTGTTCCCGAACTCGGCCGTCGGCGCCGTCACCCGCCACCCCGACGGTGGGGTGCTGACCGTCGAGTTCACCCTCGACGGGCAGCCCTACGTCGGGCTGAACGGGGGCGACCAGTTCCGGTTCACCGAGGCGGTCTCGCTCCAGATCCGGTGCACGGGCCAGGAGGAGGTCGACCACTACTGGGACGCGCTGTCCGACGGCGGGGAGGAGGGCCCGTGCGGGTGGCTCAAGGACCGGTTCGGACTGTCCTGGCAGGTCACGCCCGTGGAGCTGCTGGCGCTGATCGCCGACCCCGACCCGGCCCGTGCCGCCCGCGTGCTGCAGGCGATGTACACGATGCGCCGGCTCGACGTCGCGGAGCTGCTGCGCGCGGCCGACGCTGCACCTGCCTGA
- a CDS encoding DUF899 domain-containing protein, with the protein MALPEIATREEWVAARTALLEREKELTRARDAVNADRRRLPMVEITADYRFDGPDGEVGLLDLFEGRRQLMVGHFMFPPEWDEGCPSCSAGADEMSDGLFDHLHTRDTTLVQVSRAPLEKIEAYRARKGWTFPWYSSYGTTFNHDFGVTLDPAVAPPVYNFRELESDEWPLELPGLSCFLRDGERVFHTYSQYARGAESTGGSYYFLDLTALGRQEDWEEPKDRSADVRANHPDFAS; encoded by the coding sequence ATGGCACTGCCCGAGATCGCCACCCGCGAGGAGTGGGTCGCCGCCCGCACCGCCCTGCTGGAGCGCGAGAAGGAGCTGACCCGTGCCCGCGACGCCGTCAACGCCGACCGCCGCAGGCTGCCGATGGTCGAGATCACCGCGGACTACCGCTTCGACGGCCCGGACGGCGAGGTCGGCCTGCTCGACCTGTTCGAGGGTCGCCGCCAGCTGATGGTCGGCCACTTCATGTTCCCGCCCGAGTGGGACGAGGGCTGCCCGAGCTGCTCGGCGGGCGCCGACGAGATGTCCGACGGCCTGTTCGACCACCTGCACACCCGCGACACCACGCTCGTGCAGGTCTCCCGGGCGCCGCTGGAGAAGATCGAGGCGTACAGGGCGAGGAAGGGGTGGACGTTCCCCTGGTACTCCTCGTACGGCACCACGTTCAACCACGACTTCGGCGTCACACTCGACCCCGCAGTCGCCCCGCCCGTCTACAACTTCCGGGAGCTGGAGTCCGACGAGTGGCCGCTCGAGCTGCCCGGCCTGAGCTGCTTCCTGCGCGACGGCGAGCGGGTCTTCCACACCTACTCGCAGTACGCGCGCGGCGCGGAGTCGACGGGCGGGTCCTACTACTTCCTCGACCTCACGGCGCTCGGCCGCCAGGAGGACTGGGAGGAGCCGAAGGACCGCTCCGCCGACGTCCGGGCCAACCATCCGGACTTCGCGAGCTGA
- a CDS encoding sigma-70 family RNA polymerase sigma factor, whose product MTTTTPSDLRPEEMEQYRRELTGYCYRMLGSSFEADDAVQETMIRAWKKADGFEGRSAVRSWLYRIATNVCLDMLRSQKRRARPVDLGPASRVESFSDATRPEYEWVGPMPDDRVLPATADPAELTAAKESIRLAFVAALQHLPAKQRSVLILREVLAWQASEVAELLETSVASVNSALQRARATLAARDVEQAAPVTADQQALLSRYVTAFESYDVQGLVALLHEDAVLSMPPFELWIQGRDEMAKWFVGPGSGCEGSRLLPITGNGLHGFGSYRPDGGGGHDPWGIQLLEFRGALIAAQHSFIDPKLFPQFGLPMHLDPGQVWPPA is encoded by the coding sequence GTGACGACCACCACCCCCAGTGACCTGCGGCCCGAGGAGATGGAGCAGTACCGCCGGGAACTCACCGGCTACTGCTACCGGATGCTCGGATCCTCCTTCGAGGCCGACGACGCCGTCCAGGAGACGATGATCCGCGCCTGGAAGAAGGCCGACGGGTTCGAGGGCCGCTCGGCGGTACGCTCCTGGCTCTACCGGATCGCCACCAACGTCTGCCTCGACATGCTGCGCAGCCAGAAGCGCCGGGCCCGCCCGGTCGACCTGGGGCCGGCGTCACGGGTCGAGTCCTTCTCCGACGCCACCCGGCCGGAGTACGAGTGGGTCGGACCGATGCCCGACGACCGCGTGCTGCCCGCCACGGCCGACCCCGCGGAGCTCACCGCGGCGAAGGAGAGCATCCGGCTGGCGTTCGTCGCCGCGCTGCAGCACCTCCCCGCGAAACAGCGGTCGGTGCTGATCCTGCGCGAGGTACTGGCCTGGCAGGCCAGCGAGGTCGCGGAGCTCCTGGAGACGTCGGTGGCGTCGGTCAACAGCGCGCTGCAGCGGGCGCGCGCCACCCTCGCCGCCCGCGACGTCGAGCAGGCGGCCCCCGTCACCGCCGACCAGCAGGCCCTGCTCTCGCGCTACGTCACCGCGTTCGAGAGCTACGACGTGCAGGGGCTGGTCGCACTGCTGCACGAGGACGCCGTGCTCTCCATGCCGCCCTTCGAGCTGTGGATCCAGGGCCGCGACGAGATGGCGAAGTGGTTCGTCGGACCGGGCTCGGGCTGCGAGGGCTCGCGCCTGCTCCCGATCACGGGCAACGGGCTGCACGGGTTCGGCTCCTACCGGCCCGACGGCGGCGGCGGACACGACCCGTGGGGCATCCAGCTGCTGGAGTTCCGGGGAGCCCTGATCGCCGCCCAGCACAGCTTCATCGACCCGAAGCTGTTCCCGCAGTTCGGCCTGCCGATGCACCTGGACCCGGGGCAGGTGTGGCCTCCCGCCTGA
- a CDS encoding Fpg/Nei family DNA glycosylase, with product MPEGHTLHRLARTHKRRWVGHEVEVSSPQGRFATNAEIVDGRTLERTEAHGKHLFHHYGPDLVVHVHLGLYGKFSDVKVPADAPRGLVRMRIVGPTHYGDLRGPTTCELITDHEADAVHARLGADPLRSDADPDRAWARISRSRAPLATLLMDQSVIAGVGNVYRAEALFRLGLDPLLPGKALGRPTWDALWDDLVDMLRDGVRRGKIETLRPEDDPRMLDAPDRGALCARRVYTYRRTGRPCLVCGTPIAHEKHLARNLFWCPTCQPAA from the coding sequence ATGCCGGAAGGCCACACGCTCCACCGACTGGCCCGGACCCACAAGCGGCGCTGGGTGGGCCACGAGGTCGAGGTCAGCAGCCCGCAGGGCCGCTTCGCCACCAACGCCGAGATCGTCGACGGTCGGACGCTGGAGCGCACCGAGGCCCACGGCAAGCACCTGTTCCACCATTACGGCCCGGATCTCGTCGTGCACGTCCACCTCGGGCTGTACGGGAAGTTCAGCGACGTCAAGGTGCCCGCCGACGCCCCGCGCGGGCTCGTCCGCATGCGGATCGTCGGGCCCACGCACTACGGCGACCTGCGCGGTCCCACCACCTGCGAGCTGATCACCGACCACGAGGCCGACGCCGTGCACGCCCGCCTCGGCGCCGACCCCCTGCGCTCCGACGCCGACCCGGACCGTGCGTGGGCCCGCATCTCCCGCTCCCGCGCGCCGCTGGCCACCCTGCTCATGGACCAGAGCGTCATCGCCGGTGTCGGCAACGTCTACCGGGCCGAGGCACTGTTCCGGCTCGGCCTCGACCCGCTGCTGCCGGGGAAGGCGCTCGGCCGCCCCACCTGGGACGCGCTGTGGGACGACCTCGTCGACATGCTCCGGGACGGCGTGAGACGCGGGAAGATCGAGACGTTGCGACCCGAGGACGACCCGCGGATGCTCGACGCACCCGACCGCGGCGCCCTGTGCGCGCGCCGGGTCTACACCTACCGCCGCACCGGTCGGCCCTGCCTGGTCTGCGGCACGCCGATCGCGCACGAGAAGCATCTGGCGCGCAACCTGTTCTGGTGCCCCACCTGCCAGCCCGCGGCGTGA
- a CDS encoding ribose-5-phosphate isomerase, with the protein MRVYLGSDHAGFELKGKLIEHLSTLGLEPIDIGPFAYDPDDDYPPFCIETALQTVADPESLGVVIGGSGNGEQIAANKVPGCRAALAYNDETARLAREHNDAQVVAIGARMHILEQSLSIVETFLTTGFSENPRHQRRIDMLTTYESTGESPGVPE; encoded by the coding sequence GTGCGCGTCTACCTCGGTTCCGACCATGCCGGCTTCGAGCTCAAGGGCAAGCTCATCGAGCACCTGAGCACGCTGGGCCTCGAGCCGATCGACATCGGCCCGTTCGCCTACGACCCCGACGACGACTACCCGCCGTTCTGCATCGAGACGGCCCTGCAGACGGTGGCGGACCCCGAGAGTCTCGGCGTCGTCATCGGCGGGTCGGGCAACGGTGAGCAGATCGCCGCCAACAAGGTGCCCGGCTGCCGCGCGGCCCTGGCCTACAACGACGAGACCGCGCGCCTGGCCCGCGAGCACAACGACGCGCAGGTCGTCGCGATCGGCGCGCGGATGCACATCCTGGAGCAGTCGCTCTCCATCGTGGAGACGTTCCTGACCACCGGATTCTCCGAGAACCCGCGCCACCAGCGGCGCATCGACATGCTCACCACCTACGAGAGCACGGGCGAGTCACCCGGCGTGCCCGAGTAA
- a CDS encoding DUF429 domain-containing protein translates to MSAVAGVDGVPGGWVVARVEAGDVGWSVCADAAAVLAVTAGCAAVGVDIPLGLPVGGAPRACDVETARALGRARSSVFPAPPREVLAAGTHGDACAVARRLTGRAISLQSFHIGPKILDWDALPDRPAHVVEVHPELALRRLAPDVGFASKKTARGAGQRLAALSRWLDVPAALADLPAGARLDDVLDALAAAWSARRFADGVAELLGAETDDRGRAMFVAL, encoded by the coding sequence ATGAGCGCGGTGGCCGGGGTGGACGGGGTTCCCGGCGGGTGGGTGGTGGCCCGCGTCGAGGCCGGGGACGTCGGCTGGTCGGTGTGCGCGGACGCCGCCGCGGTGCTGGCCGTGACGGCGGGGTGCGCCGCGGTGGGGGTCGACATCCCGCTCGGGCTGCCGGTGGGCGGTGCCCCTCGCGCGTGCGACGTCGAGACGGCCCGCGCGCTGGGCCGCGCCCGGTCCTCGGTGTTCCCGGCCCCACCGCGGGAGGTGCTGGCCGCCGGCACCCACGGCGATGCGTGCGCCGTGGCCCGCCGGCTCACCGGCCGCGCGATCAGCCTGCAGAGCTTCCACATCGGCCCGAAGATCCTCGACTGGGACGCGCTGCCCGACCGTCCGGCGCACGTCGTCGAGGTGCACCCGGAGCTGGCCCTGCGCCGGCTCGCGCCGGACGTCGGGTTCGCGTCGAAGAAGACCGCGCGCGGCGCCGGGCAGCGGCTCGCCGCCCTGAGCCGCTGGCTCGACGTCCCCGCGGCGCTGGCCGACCTCCCCGCCGGCGCACGCCTGGACGACGTGCTCGACGCGCTGGCCGCGGCGTGGTCGGCTCGGCGGTTCGCGGACGGTGTGGCGGAGCTGCTGGGCGCGGAGACCGACGACCGGGGCCGCGCGATGTTCGTGGCGCTGTAG
- a CDS encoding DUF937 domain-containing protein, protein MSPVDEILSQIPMSQLAGRLGVDEKTAEAATRQALPALLGGIQANTDDPGGASSFANAVQQHDTGLAAGGVDLGQVDTADGDKIVGHVFGANRGQVVQQLGSTGALGGKVGQDLIAQLLPILAPIVMSWLASKLTGGAATAPAPTPQAPAGGGGIGDVLGGILGGVLSGGGSGGAPDIGDLLGGLLGGGRK, encoded by the coding sequence ATGAGTCCTGTGGACGAGATCCTGTCGCAGATCCCGATGAGCCAGCTGGCCGGCCGGCTCGGGGTGGACGAGAAGACCGCCGAGGCCGCCACGCGGCAGGCGCTGCCCGCGCTGCTGGGCGGCATCCAGGCCAACACCGACGACCCGGGCGGCGCGTCGTCGTTCGCGAACGCCGTGCAGCAGCACGACACCGGGCTCGCCGCGGGCGGCGTCGACCTCGGTCAGGTCGACACCGCCGACGGCGACAAGATCGTCGGCCACGTGTTCGGCGCGAACCGCGGCCAGGTCGTGCAGCAGCTCGGCAGCACCGGTGCGCTCGGTGGCAAGGTGGGCCAGGACCTCATCGCCCAGCTGCTCCCGATCCTCGCCCCGATCGTCATGTCGTGGCTGGCCTCGAAGCTGACCGGCGGCGCCGCGACGGCCCCCGCCCCGACCCCGCAGGCCCCCGCGGGCGGTGGCGGCATCGGCGACGTGCTGGGCGGCATCCTCGGCGGCGTGCTGTCCGGCGGCGGCTCCGGCGGCGCCCCCGACATCGGTGACCTCCTCGGCGGCCTCCTCGGCGGCGGCCGCAAGTAG
- a CDS encoding AI-2E family transporter yields MTTGQGTTSEGANRGRGTAIGDGVSWTARWSLRLILVSAGAVVLWVLIGALWSVVLPTLLAVILATVLWPPTAWLRAHRFPPALAAGTVLLGGIVVLAGLLTLISTSVSGSIGQIASSASTGIQAIRDWLSGPPLNLGQSQLDDYIQQATAQLQQSVSTIASSVVTGVGGVASGVVTALLTLVLAFLFVKDGPRFLPWVRTVAGDGAGGHLAEVFRRIWKTLGDFIRTQAIVSLVDSVLIGAGLLILGVPLALPLAVLTFLAGFVPIVGAIVAGALGVLVALVSNGFTTAVIVLVIIVAVQQIEGNVLQPILQSRSLGLHSAVVLLAVTGGSTLYGIAGAFLAVPVVAAAAVLVRYLGERIDERTGVVGTPDAAVPDPGPATYTDGPTPPEDEAAEDADPEPGRGPDDDPGEVAEKRI; encoded by the coding sequence GTGACGACGGGCCAGGGGACGACGAGCGAGGGCGCCAACCGGGGCCGGGGGACCGCCATCGGTGACGGCGTGAGCTGGACGGCCCGGTGGAGCCTGCGGCTCATCCTGGTCTCGGCCGGGGCGGTGGTGCTCTGGGTGCTGATCGGCGCGCTGTGGTCGGTGGTGCTGCCGACGCTGCTCGCCGTGATCCTGGCGACGGTGCTGTGGCCGCCCACGGCGTGGCTGCGCGCGCATCGCTTCCCGCCCGCTCTCGCGGCGGGCACGGTCCTGCTCGGCGGCATCGTCGTGCTGGCCGGGCTGCTCACGCTGATCAGCACCTCGGTGTCCGGGAGCATCGGGCAGATCGCGTCCAGCGCCTCCACCGGCATCCAGGCCATCCGCGACTGGCTCTCCGGGCCTCCGCTCAACCTCGGCCAGAGCCAGCTCGACGACTACATCCAGCAGGCCACCGCGCAGCTCCAGCAGAGCGTGTCGACGATCGCGAGCAGCGTGGTCACCGGCGTCGGGGGCGTCGCGTCGGGCGTCGTCACGGCCCTGCTGACGCTGGTGCTCGCGTTCCTGTTCGTCAAAGACGGGCCGCGGTTCCTGCCGTGGGTGCGGACGGTCGCGGGGGACGGCGCGGGCGGGCACCTCGCCGAGGTGTTCCGACGCATCTGGAAGACCCTCGGCGACTTCATCCGCACGCAGGCGATCGTCAGCCTCGTCGACTCGGTCCTGATCGGCGCGGGGCTCCTGATCCTCGGCGTCCCGCTCGCGCTCCCGCTGGCCGTGCTCACGTTCCTCGCCGGGTTCGTCCCGATCGTCGGGGCGATCGTCGCGGGCGCGCTGGGCGTGCTGGTCGCATTGGTGAGCAACGGGTTCACCACCGCCGTCATCGTGCTGGTGATCATCGTCGCGGTGCAGCAGATCGAGGGCAACGTGCTGCAGCCGATCCTGCAGTCGCGCAGCCTCGGGCTGCACTCCGCCGTGGTGCTGCTCGCGGTCACCGGCGGCAGCACGCTCTACGGGATCGCGGGTGCCTTCCTCGCGGTGCCCGTCGTCGCCGCGGCGGCGGTGCTCGTGCGGTACCTGGGGGAGCGGATCGACGAGCGCACGGGCGTGGTGGGCACCCCGGACGCGGCCGTGCCGGACCCGGGCCCGGCCACCTACACCGACGGTCCGACGCCACCGGAGGACGAGGCGGCCGAGGACGCCGACCCCGAGCCCGGTCGCGGCCCGGACGACGACCCCGGTGAGGTCGCGGAGAAGCGGATTTGA
- a CDS encoding ABC transporter ATP-binding protein → MSMEMVAWSSMYQAAHAHDERRPFSRATLRRIGGFARPHRRRLSVFLVLSVVGAALAVATPVLAGRVVDAIVDGGPVGTVAGLAALIAVIAVTVAGLGVGQRWLSSTLGEGLILDLRAAVFDHVQRQPVAFFTRTRTGALVSRLNNDVIGAQRAFSDTLSGVVGNVVTLTLTLGVMLTLSWQVTLLALVLLPVFVLPARRVGRRLAVLQRESAEHDARMGTQMTERFSAPGATLVKLFGRPADETAEFVARAARVRDIGVRTAMVQWIFVTALTLVSALALALVYGLGGYFALSGGMATGDVVALSLLITGLYAPLTALANARLDVMTALVSFERVFEILDLVPLIAEPADPATLPDGPLSVEFDEVRFGYPSADKVSLASLEEVAQLDSRGGEEVLHEVSFTAPAGQMIALVGSSGAGKSTIAQLLPRLYDTDSGSVRIGGVDVRDLSFDDLRGAIGLVTQDGHLFHESIRANLLLARPGADEDEIWSALRRARLADLVASLPDGLDTIVGERGYRLSGGERQRLTIARLLLVSPRVVVLDEATAHLDSTSEAAVQEALAAALEGRTALVIAHRLSTVRAADLILVLEAGRVVERGTHAELMAADGRYAELHHTQFDEPALTAS, encoded by the coding sequence ATGAGCATGGAGATGGTGGCCTGGAGCTCGATGTACCAGGCCGCGCACGCGCACGACGAGCGGCGGCCGTTCTCGCGCGCCACGCTGCGCCGGATCGGCGGGTTCGCCCGCCCGCACCGGCGGCGCCTGAGCGTGTTCCTGGTGCTCAGCGTCGTGGGGGCCGCACTCGCGGTGGCCACGCCGGTCCTCGCGGGGCGGGTCGTCGACGCCATCGTCGACGGTGGCCCGGTGGGCACCGTCGCCGGGCTGGCCGCCCTCATCGCGGTCATCGCCGTCACCGTCGCCGGGCTCGGGGTGGGCCAGCGCTGGCTGTCCTCCACGCTCGGCGAGGGCCTGATCCTCGACCTGCGGGCCGCGGTGTTCGACCACGTCCAGCGCCAGCCCGTCGCCTTCTTCACCCGCACCCGCACGGGCGCGCTGGTCAGCAGGCTCAACAACGACGTCATCGGGGCGCAGCGCGCGTTCAGCGACACGCTGTCCGGGGTGGTGGGCAACGTCGTCACGCTGACGCTCACGCTCGGGGTGATGCTCACGCTGTCCTGGCAGGTCACGCTGCTCGCGTTGGTGCTGCTACCGGTGTTCGTGCTGCCCGCGCGGCGGGTCGGCCGCAGGCTCGCGGTGCTGCAGCGCGAGTCCGCCGAGCACGACGCGCGGATGGGCACGCAGATGACCGAGCGGTTCTCCGCGCCGGGCGCCACGCTCGTCAAGCTGTTCGGGCGCCCGGCCGACGAGACGGCGGAGTTCGTCGCGCGGGCGGCGCGGGTGCGCGACATCGGCGTCCGCACCGCGATGGTGCAGTGGATCTTCGTCACGGCGCTCACGCTGGTCTCGGCCCTGGCGCTGGCCCTGGTCTACGGCCTCGGGGGGTACTTCGCGCTGTCGGGCGGGATGGCCACCGGCGACGTGGTGGCCCTGTCGCTCCTGATCACCGGCCTGTACGCGCCGCTCACGGCACTGGCGAACGCCCGGCTCGACGTGATGACGGCGCTGGTCAGCTTCGAGCGGGTCTTCGAGATCCTCGACCTGGTGCCGCTGATCGCCGAGCCGGCCGACCCCGCGACGCTGCCCGACGGGCCGCTCTCGGTCGAGTTCGACGAGGTGCGCTTCGGCTACCCCTCGGCCGACAAGGTGTCGCTGGCGTCGCTGGAGGAGGTCGCCCAGCTCGACTCACGTGGGGGCGAGGAGGTGCTGCACGAGGTCTCGTTCACGGCCCCGGCCGGGCAGATGATCGCGCTGGTCGGGTCGTCCGGGGCGGGGAAGTCCACCATCGCGCAGCTGCTCCCCCGGCTCTACGACACCGACTCCGGGTCGGTGCGGATCGGCGGGGTCGACGTGCGCGACCTCTCGTTCGACGACCTGCGCGGCGCGATCGGGCTGGTCACCCAGGACGGGCACCTGTTCCACGAGTCGATCCGGGCCAATCTGCTGCTCGCCCGCCCGGGGGCCGACGAGGACGAGATCTGGTCGGCGCTGCGCCGCGCCCGCCTCGCCGACCTCGTCGCGTCGCTGCCCGACGGTCTCGACACGATCGTCGGCGAGCGCGGCTACCGCCTGTCCGGCGGGGAGCGCCAGCGGCTGACGATCGCGCGGCTGCTGCTGGTCTCGCCGCGGGTGGTGGTGCTCGACGAGGCCACCGCCCACCTCGACTCCACCTCCGAGGCCGCGGTGCAGGAGGCACTGGCCGCGGCGCTGGAGGGCCGCACCGCTCTGGTCATCGCCCACCGGCTCTCCACGGTCCGCGCGGCCGACCTGATCCTGGTGCTGGAGGCGGGCCGGGTCGTGGAGCGCGGCACGCACGCCGAGCTCATGGCCGCGGACGGACGCTACGCCGAGCTGCATCACACCCAGTTCGACGAGCCCGCCCTCACGGCGTCGTGA
- a CDS encoding 2-phosphosulfolactate phosphatase: MTARTEHRQRAHRVRLEWGVEGAALLAAECAAVVVIDVLSFCTSVDVVVGQGASVLPQRRSDPAAAATAGAVTAGDRYGTGPSLRPSSLVGLAAGTRLALASPNGATLCAAVGPGVELFAGCLRNASAVAAALRGVDGPVGLVPAGERWPDATMRVAVEDALGAGAIAAALEDRSPEADAAVDLFVAARARGLRGVLGRLASGLELVADGFGADVDLAADLDRSGAAPRRTDDGFLA; this comes from the coding sequence ATGACCGCACGCACCGAGCACCGCCAGCGCGCGCACCGCGTCCGTCTCGAGTGGGGCGTCGAGGGTGCGGCACTGCTGGCCGCGGAGTGCGCGGCCGTGGTCGTGATCGACGTCCTGTCGTTCTGCACGTCGGTGGACGTGGTCGTCGGGCAGGGGGCGTCGGTGCTGCCGCAACGCCGGTCGGACCCGGCCGCCGCGGCCACGGCGGGGGCCGTCACCGCGGGCGACCGGTACGGAACCGGACCGTCGCTGCGACCGTCGTCGCTGGTCGGACTGGCCGCCGGGACCCGGCTCGCGCTCGCCTCCCCCAACGGCGCGACGCTCTGCGCGGCCGTCGGGCCGGGCGTCGAGCTGTTCGCGGGGTGCCTGCGCAACGCGTCCGCGGTCGCGGCGGCCCTGCGCGGCGTCGACGGGCCGGTCGGTCTCGTACCGGCGGGCGAGCGGTGGCCGGACGCCACGATGCGGGTCGCCGTCGAGGACGCCCTGGGTGCGGGGGCGATCGCCGCGGCGCTGGAGGACCGCTCCCCCGAGGCCGACGCCGCCGTCGACCTGTTCGTCGCAGCGCGGGCCCGCGGGTTGCGCGGCGTGCTGGGGCGGCTGGCGTCCGGGCTGGAGCTGGTGGCCGACGGGTTCGGTGCCGACGTCGACCTGGCCGCCGACCTCGACAGGAGCGGCGCGGCCCCGCGACGCACCGACGACGGGTTCCTCGCATGA